One part of the Nostoc sp. PCC 7120 = FACHB-418 genome encodes these proteins:
- the proC gene encoding pyrroline-5-carboxylate reductase, translating into MTIKFGLIGGGVMGEALLSRLIARGIYQPSEVIVSEPQTARQAFLQQKYHVGVTTDNSLVFTQAQDVVFLAVKPQVFSAIAQELADTVFTDHSPLVVSILAGVSLSQLEAAFPQSPVIRAMPNTPATVGSGMTAICSGAYTYAQHQKLAQQIFSAVGEVVEVSESLMDAVTGLSGSGPAYVALLVEALADGGVASGLPRGIANQLALQTVLGTAQLLHESKLHPAELKDRVTSPGGTTIAGIAQLEKAGFRSALIEAVKAATWRSQELGK; encoded by the coding sequence ATGACTATAAAATTTGGTTTAATTGGTGGCGGGGTAATGGGAGAAGCGCTCTTATCCCGCCTTATTGCGCGGGGAATTTATCAACCATCAGAAGTCATAGTCAGCGAACCGCAAACAGCGCGACAAGCTTTTTTACAACAAAAATATCATGTGGGTGTGACCACAGATAACAGTTTGGTATTCACACAAGCTCAAGACGTTGTATTCTTGGCGGTGAAACCACAAGTGTTTAGTGCGATCGCTCAAGAATTAGCAGATACAGTATTCACAGACCATTCCCCCCTTGTCGTCTCCATTCTTGCAGGGGTGTCTCTAAGCCAGCTAGAAGCGGCGTTTCCCCAATCACCAGTCATTAGAGCCATGCCCAATACCCCAGCCACTGTAGGCTCAGGGATGACCGCTATCTGCTCTGGTGCCTACACTTATGCCCAACACCAAAAATTGGCGCAACAAATTTTTTCCGCAGTAGGGGAAGTAGTCGAAGTTTCCGAAAGTTTGATGGATGCAGTCACCGGGCTTTCTGGCAGTGGCCCGGCTTACGTAGCTTTATTGGTAGAAGCCCTCGCTGATGGGGGAGTGGCATCGGGTTTACCCAGAGGAATAGCCAATCAACTAGCATTACAAACTGTGCTAGGAACAGCCCAACTATTACACGAAAGTAAACTCCACCCAGCCGAACTCAAAGACCGAGTTACTAGCCCTGGCGGTACTACCATCGCGGGGATTGCCCAACTAGAAAAAGCGGGATTCCGTTCAGCCTTAATCGAAGCCGTCAAAGCAGCTACATGGCGATCGCAAGAACTAGGAAAATAG
- a CDS encoding SRPBCC family protein, whose protein sequence is MSASYISDPVIAGTNMTWSQEKQSLLMQGEILVETRSHTAWGGAVSACMYLPLRRSQVWQQITDYPRWVQYFPDITKSEVLQRGEVKRLYQAAQKAFFFFTAQVEIYLNVVEVIGHKIQFRMEKGTFVDFTANLELKDCGDGTLLIYGVQATPNIPVPSIFIQQAMNFELPTNMRKMRQVISNSVNS, encoded by the coding sequence ATGTCTGCATCTTATATTTCAGACCCAGTTATTGCAGGTACAAATATGACTTGGAGTCAAGAAAAGCAAAGCTTGTTGATGCAGGGTGAAATCTTAGTAGAAACGCGATCGCACACGGCTTGGGGTGGCGCTGTGTCTGCTTGTATGTATTTGCCCTTGAGGCGATCGCAGGTCTGGCAGCAAATCACTGATTACCCTCGCTGGGTACAATACTTTCCAGACATTACCAAGAGCGAAGTTTTACAGCGTGGTGAAGTTAAACGCCTGTATCAAGCAGCACAAAAAGCCTTTTTCTTTTTCACTGCTCAAGTCGAAATTTATCTCAATGTTGTCGAAGTCATAGGTCATAAAATTCAATTCCGTATGGAAAAAGGGACTTTCGTTGACTTCACAGCCAATTTGGAACTGAAAGATTGTGGCGACGGAACCCTGCTAATTTATGGTGTTCAAGCTACCCCTAATATTCCTGTACCCTCAATTTTCATCCAACAAGCGATGAACTTTGAACTACCTACCAATATGCGGAAAATGCGACAAGTTATCTCCAATTCTGTTAATTCCTAA
- a CDS encoding TIGR03643 family protein yields the protein MKLPELDTETIDRIIEMAWEDRTPFEAIKAQFGLLEKQVIALMKREMKESSFRMWRERVNKRQTKHLGKRDFLAGRFKSDNQKNP from the coding sequence ATGAAACTACCAGAACTAGATACCGAAACTATAGATCGCATTATTGAAATGGCTTGGGAAGACAGAACTCCTTTTGAAGCAATTAAAGCTCAATTTGGGCTGTTGGAGAAACAGGTAATTGCCCTCATGAAACGCGAAATGAAAGAATCAAGTTTTCGGATGTGGCGAGAGCGAGTTAATAAGCGTCAAACCAAGCACTTAGGTAAACGAGATTTTCTTGCGGGTAGATTTAAGTCAGATAATCAAAAAAACCCGTAA
- a CDS encoding cell division protein SepF — MNNIFSKLRDFVGLNEQVEYEYYEEEADTDNYQNLYQQENPQPAPAEAAPNNRRWREPMTTMGDDVAAGTKSAMGNVIGMPGAINGISEVLVLEPRTFEEMPQAIQALRERKSVVLNLTIMDPDQAQRAVDFVAGGTYALDGHQERIGESIFLFTPSCVQVSTQGGVIHEVPQPPARPARPASTNPPAWGNETNRMAQ, encoded by the coding sequence ATGAACAATATATTTTCTAAACTGCGAGACTTTGTTGGTCTCAACGAGCAGGTAGAATACGAGTACTACGAAGAAGAGGCAGATACAGATAACTACCAAAACCTGTATCAACAAGAAAATCCCCAACCAGCACCAGCAGAGGCTGCCCCAAACAATCGACGTTGGCGCGAACCCATGACTACAATGGGTGATGACGTAGCAGCAGGAACAAAATCGGCGATGGGGAATGTGATTGGTATGCCAGGAGCAATTAACGGAATTTCTGAAGTATTGGTGCTTGAACCTCGTACATTTGAAGAAATGCCCCAGGCAATTCAAGCATTGCGTGAACGTAAATCAGTAGTGCTGAACTTGACCATCATGGACCCAGATCAAGCACAAAGAGCTGTTGATTTTGTTGCAGGTGGAACCTACGCGCTAGATGGACATCAAGAACGGATTGGCGAAAGTATCTTTTTGTTTACCCCCAGCTGTGTGCAAGTCAGCACCCAAGGTGGAGTTATTCATGAAGTACCCCAACCCCCAGCACGTCCAGCACGACCAGCTTCAACTAATCCGCCAGCTTGGGGCAACGAAACCAACCGGATGGCACAATAA
- a CDS encoding DEAD/DEAH box helicase encodes MNYPAPSPELDLGLIFPFDLDQFQKDAIASLNAGRSVVVCAPTGSGKTLVGEYAIYRALTRGKRVFYTTPLKALSNQKLRDFREKFGFEQVGLLTGDASINRDAPILVMTTEIFRNMLYGTPIGQVGISLVDVEAVVLDECHYMNDRQRGTVWEESIIYCPRGVQLVALSATVANSDQLTDWLSRVHGPTDLIYSDFRPVPLEFHYCNPKGLFPLLNDSKTKINPRLANRGKKRQGDRGKNGRPEAPSLIYTLNHLQQRDMLPAIYFIFSRRGCDKAVAEVGDLWLVNNEESQILRRQIDDFLARNPEAGRSGQIAPLYRGVAAHHAGILPAWKVLVEELFQQGLIKVVFATETLAAGINMPARTTVISTLSKRTDTGHRLLNASEFLQMAGRAGRRGMDKQGHVVTVQTPFEGSKEAAYLATSKPDPLVSQFTPSYGMVLNLLQTHTIDEAKELIERSFGQYMATLHLRPDYEEIAALEGELAKLQEQINAVDENDILIYEKLRQRLKVERQLLKTLQEQAQEERQEQIKMLLDFAVLGTLLSLKGQNFKVSTPITAVLVGKTSGSTQSACLVCLGQDNRWYVAATADVVDLYAELPRVDVPPDILPPPELMLKPGQSSRGAKETMAIAQSIPDPQQSLHLSPEVAEQLSRTAAIQAQLEANPLHQSGNVSMVFKARARYVELEAELEEIQAQVEQQSQRYWEEFLNLITILQQFDCLDNLVPTALGQIAAAIRGENELWLGLALASGELNNLDPHHLAATIAALVTETPRPDSRVNFNLSPEIDDAWSRLQKTRRAVLKVQYRHGVALPVGLENRYIGLIALVEQWALGIEWVELCQNTTLDEGDVVRILRRSLDLLSQIPHVPNLPDVLQRNAYRAMQLIDRFPVNEVVE; translated from the coding sequence GTGAATTATCCCGCGCCGTCTCCCGAACTAGACTTAGGGTTGATATTTCCCTTTGATCTGGATCAGTTTCAAAAAGATGCGATCGCGTCCCTTAACGCGGGACGCTCTGTTGTCGTGTGTGCGCCCACAGGTTCGGGCAAAACTTTAGTAGGAGAATACGCCATTTATCGTGCTTTAACACGGGGGAAACGAGTGTTTTACACCACTCCCTTAAAGGCGTTATCTAATCAAAAATTACGTGATTTTCGTGAGAAATTTGGGTTTGAGCAAGTTGGGCTGTTAACTGGTGATGCTTCCATCAACAGAGACGCGCCAATTTTGGTGATGACTACCGAGATTTTTCGGAATATGCTCTACGGTACACCAATCGGGCAAGTCGGCATCTCTCTTGTAGATGTGGAAGCGGTGGTACTAGACGAGTGCCACTACATGAACGATCGCCAAAGGGGTACAGTCTGGGAAGAGTCAATCATTTATTGTCCCCGTGGAGTACAGTTAGTAGCTTTATCTGCCACTGTCGCCAACAGTGATCAACTTACCGACTGGCTAAGTCGTGTCCACGGCCCCACTGATCTGATTTACTCTGATTTTCGCCCTGTACCCTTAGAGTTTCACTACTGTAATCCCAAGGGACTGTTTCCCCTGTTGAATGATAGCAAAACTAAAATTAATCCTCGTTTAGCCAATAGAGGTAAAAAACGGCAAGGGGATAGAGGGAAAAATGGCAGACCAGAAGCCCCCAGCCTTATCTACACTTTGAACCACCTCCAACAAAGAGATATGCTGCCGGCGATTTATTTCATCTTCAGCCGTCGGGGATGCGATAAAGCCGTGGCAGAAGTGGGGGATTTATGGCTAGTTAATAATGAAGAGTCCCAGATACTACGACGGCAAATTGATGATTTTTTAGCCCGTAACCCCGAAGCCGGTCGTTCTGGACAAATAGCCCCCCTTTATCGAGGGGTTGCTGCTCACCACGCCGGGATTTTACCAGCCTGGAAAGTTTTGGTAGAAGAACTATTTCAACAAGGACTGATTAAAGTCGTATTTGCCACAGAAACCTTGGCAGCAGGAATTAATATGCCTGCCCGGACAACGGTTATTTCCACCCTATCCAAACGCACCGACACCGGACACCGCCTCTTAAACGCATCGGAATTCTTACAAATGGCGGGTAGGGCGGGCCGTCGGGGGATGGATAAGCAAGGTCATGTGGTGACGGTGCAGACTCCTTTTGAAGGCTCAAAAGAAGCGGCATATTTAGCCACATCCAAACCAGACCCACTAGTCAGTCAGTTTACCCCTAGCTATGGCATGGTTTTGAACTTACTGCAAACCCACACCATAGATGAAGCCAAGGAACTGATCGAACGTAGTTTTGGGCAGTACATGGCGACTTTGCATTTAAGACCAGATTACGAAGAAATTGCGGCTCTAGAAGGCGAATTAGCCAAACTACAAGAGCAAATCAACGCCGTTGACGAAAATGATATCCTGATTTATGAAAAATTACGGCAACGGTTGAAAGTAGAGCGTCAGCTACTAAAGACTCTACAAGAGCAAGCCCAGGAGGAGCGACAAGAACAAATTAAAATGCTCTTGGATTTTGCTGTTTTGGGAACGCTGTTGAGTTTGAAGGGTCAAAACTTTAAAGTTTCCACACCCATAACCGCAGTTTTAGTTGGCAAAACTTCCGGTTCTACTCAATCTGCTTGCTTGGTCTGCTTGGGACAAGATAACCGATGGTATGTTGCTGCTACTGCGGATGTAGTTGATTTATATGCCGAACTTCCGCGAGTAGATGTACCGCCAGATATCTTACCACCACCAGAATTGATGCTCAAACCAGGGCAATCCAGTCGTGGTGCAAAAGAAACAATGGCGATCGCACAAAGTATCCCCGATCCTCAACAATCTCTGCATCTGTCCCCAGAGGTAGCCGAACAACTCAGCCGCACCGCCGCTATCCAAGCTCAATTAGAAGCTAATCCCCTGCATCAATCGGGTAATGTATCCATGGTCTTCAAAGCTCGCGCCCGCTATGTCGAACTGGAAGCCGAACTCGAAGAGATACAGGCGCAAGTAGAACAGCAATCTCAGCGCTATTGGGAAGAATTTCTCAATTTAATTACCATCTTGCAGCAATTCGATTGCTTAGATAACTTAGTTCCTACTGCACTCGGTCAAATTGCTGCCGCTATTCGCGGGGAAAATGAACTGTGGTTAGGTCTAGCTTTAGCTAGTGGAGAGTTAAATAACTTAGACCCCCACCATCTAGCAGCAACTATCGCCGCTTTAGTTACAGAAACTCCCCGTCCAGATAGCAGAGTTAACTTCAACCTTTCCCCAGAAATAGACGACGCTTGGTCGAGATTACAAAAGACCCGTCGGGCTGTCTTAAAGGTGCAGTACCGACATGGTGTAGCCTTACCTGTAGGCTTGGAAAATCGCTATATTGGCTTGATTGCCCTTGTGGAACAGTGGGCTTTAGGGATCGAATGGGTTGAACTTTGCCAAAACACCACCTTAGATGAAGGTGATGTAGTGCGAATTTTACGCCGTTCTTTAGACTTATTATCCCAGATACCCCACGTTCCTAATTTACCCGATGTTTTACAGCGTAATGCCTACCGTGCCATGCAACTGATTGATCGATTCCCGGTGAATGAGGTTGTGGAGTAG
- a CDS encoding SDR family oxidoreductase: MNIAIIGCGYVGCAIAQHWQQNPHLLVTATTTTPERVTSLQKVAHKVVVTQGDDLDKLTDILQNQDIVLLSVGAKGGDLYEAAYLNTAKTLVSALQQNSHVKQLIYTSSYSVYGNKNGEWVDEETPTIPGSRNGEILQETEDILLSASSVNLRVCILRLGGIYGPRRELMKIFSRVPGTTRPGDGSDVTNWIHLDDIVGAIEFVRNNPLQGVYNLVDDAHLPSRKLLDTLLSKYNLPQVIWDNTAKSNRPYNVKVSNRKIKEAGYQLIQPYTVF; the protein is encoded by the coding sequence ATGAATATTGCAATTATTGGCTGTGGCTATGTTGGTTGTGCGATCGCTCAACATTGGCAACAAAACCCTCATCTGCTTGTAACTGCTACAACAACTACACCTGAACGTGTGACATCACTACAAAAAGTGGCACACAAGGTTGTAGTAACTCAAGGAGATGACCTAGATAAACTAACAGATATTCTCCAAAATCAAGATATTGTCTTGTTGAGTGTGGGAGCAAAAGGCGGCGACTTATATGAAGCAGCATACCTCAACACAGCCAAAACTTTAGTCTCCGCTTTACAACAAAATTCTCATGTTAAACAACTGATATATACAAGCAGCTATTCAGTTTACGGTAATAAAAATGGTGAGTGGGTAGATGAAGAAACACCTACTATACCCGGCAGTCGTAACGGAGAAATTCTTCAGGAAACAGAAGATATTTTACTATCAGCTTCTAGCGTCAATCTCCGTGTTTGTATCCTACGTTTAGGAGGCATTTATGGCCCCAGACGGGAACTAATGAAAATATTTAGTAGAGTTCCCGGTACAACTCGTCCTGGTGATGGCAGTGATGTCACAAACTGGATTCATTTAGATGATATTGTTGGAGCTATAGAATTTGTCCGCAACAATCCATTACAAGGCGTTTATAATCTAGTAGATGACGCACATTTACCTAGTAGAAAATTGCTAGATACTCTATTGAGTAAATATAATCTCCCTCAGGTAATTTGGGATAATACAGCAAAAAGTAATCGCCCCTATAATGTCAAAGTTTCCAATCGCAAAATCAAAGAAGCTGGATATCAATTGATTCAGCCATATACGGTTTTTTAG
- a CDS encoding YggS family pyridoxal phosphate-dependent enzyme: MISSINERITQIRASLPPSVRLIAVTKQMPTEVIRAAYAAGIRDFGENRIQEAASKKAQLHDLPDITWHFIGHLQANKAKKALEQFQWIHSVDNLKLAQRLDQLAQQLGVNPQVCLQVKILPDPNKSGWTVPELLTDLPALNHCKTLQIQGLMTIPPFGLNDAEIFYVFNTTYKLAKDIAEQNWDHIHMGQLSMGMSGDYQLAVQAGATMVRLGTILFGQRT; the protein is encoded by the coding sequence ATGATTAGTTCGATCAACGAACGTATTACTCAAATTCGGGCTTCCCTACCGCCTTCAGTCAGGCTAATTGCTGTCACAAAGCAAATGCCGACTGAAGTTATTCGTGCTGCTTATGCTGCTGGTATCCGCGATTTTGGCGAAAATCGTATCCAAGAAGCTGCTAGTAAAAAAGCCCAGTTACATGACTTACCGGATATTACTTGGCACTTTATTGGACATTTGCAAGCGAACAAAGCCAAAAAAGCTCTAGAACAATTTCAATGGATTCACTCTGTAGATAATTTGAAACTAGCACAGCGTTTAGACCAACTAGCGCAACAGCTAGGAGTCAATCCTCAAGTTTGTCTACAGGTGAAAATCCTCCCAGATCCGAATAAGTCTGGTTGGACTGTACCAGAACTGCTGACAGATTTACCTGCACTCAACCACTGTAAAACTTTACAAATTCAGGGTTTAATGACAATTCCGCCTTTTGGCTTAAATGATGCGGAAATTTTTTATGTATTTAATACTACTTACAAATTAGCCAAAGATATTGCTGAACAAAACTGGGATCATATTCACATGGGTCAGTTGTCGATGGGTATGTCAGGGGACTACCAACTTGCAGTACAAGCTGGGGCGACGATGGTAAGATTGGGGACTATATTATTTGGGCAGCGTACTTAA
- the pipX gene encoding transcriptional coactivator PipX produces MNPENSETYINHPTWGLLYRICMVDESQDLFTTLYAQRLFFLVGNDIKAIKFQPIGRTEARMLLENRLRNLRRNGQSQEYDQLQSVFQRTFQ; encoded by the coding sequence ATGAATCCAGAAAACTCGGAAACTTACATAAATCACCCTACTTGGGGTTTGCTATATCGGATCTGCATGGTTGATGAAAGCCAGGATTTGTTCACAACACTTTACGCTCAACGCTTATTCTTTCTAGTAGGGAATGACATTAAAGCTATAAAGTTTCAACCGATAGGACGCACTGAGGCGAGAATGTTGTTAGAAAATCGCTTGCGTAATTTGCGTCGCAATGGTCAATCACAGGAGTACGATCAGCTTCAGAGTGTTTTCCAACGCACCTTCCAATGA
- the der gene encoding ribosome biogenesis GTPase Der — MGLPIVAIIGRPNVGKSTLVNRLAGEQTAIVHDEPGVTRDRTYLPAYWSDREFQVVDTGGLVFNDDTEFLPLIRQQALAALHEASAAIFVVNGQTGPNSADEEIAEWLRQQPVPVFLAVNKCESPDQGSIQASEFWELGLGEPYPISAIHGNGTGELLDELIKHLPPVTELEENNEIKIAIIGRPNVGKSSLLNAFAGEERVIVSPISGTTRDAIDTFIERDGQNYRLIDTAGIRKKKSIDYGTEFFSINRAFKAIRRADVVLLVIDALDGVTEQDQKLAGRILDEGKACVVVVNKWDAVEKDSYTIYDYEKNLEARLHFTEWADTIYVSAVTGQRVEKILELVTKANEEHKRRVSTSVINEVLEDAVRWHSPPTSRGGRQGRIYYGTQVSTQPPTIALFVNEAKRFNDNYRRYIERQFRQQLGFKGTPIRLLWRSKKVRDVESGSANRATRV; from the coding sequence ATGGGACTGCCAATTGTTGCAATTATCGGTCGCCCAAATGTGGGCAAATCAACCCTGGTTAATCGTCTCGCCGGGGAACAAACGGCGATTGTCCACGATGAACCGGGTGTGACACGCGATCGCACTTACTTACCAGCCTACTGGAGCGATCGTGAATTTCAAGTGGTAGATACAGGCGGCTTAGTCTTTAACGATGACACAGAATTCTTGCCCCTGATTCGCCAACAAGCATTAGCTGCGCTTCACGAAGCCAGTGCTGCTATCTTCGTTGTTAATGGTCAAACAGGCCCCAATTCGGCAGATGAAGAAATTGCCGAGTGGTTACGCCAACAACCAGTACCAGTCTTTCTTGCAGTTAACAAATGTGAATCCCCAGACCAGGGATCGATTCAAGCCTCCGAATTTTGGGAACTGGGACTAGGAGAACCCTACCCAATCTCTGCAATTCATGGCAACGGTACAGGCGAATTACTCGATGAACTGATTAAACACCTTCCTCCTGTTACAGAATTAGAAGAGAATAACGAAATCAAAATTGCCATTATTGGCAGACCAAATGTTGGCAAATCAAGTTTATTAAACGCTTTTGCTGGCGAGGAACGGGTCATAGTTAGCCCCATTTCTGGTACAACCCGTGATGCGATCGATACTTTTATCGAACGGGATGGGCAGAACTACCGCCTAATTGACACAGCCGGGATTCGCAAAAAGAAAAGCATTGACTATGGTACTGAATTTTTTAGTATTAACCGTGCTTTTAAAGCGATTCGCCGCGCCGATGTAGTTTTGTTGGTTATAGATGCCTTGGATGGTGTCACCGAACAAGACCAAAAATTAGCTGGCAGAATTCTCGATGAAGGTAAGGCTTGTGTCGTCGTCGTCAATAAATGGGATGCCGTCGAGAAAGACTCCTATACTATCTACGACTACGAGAAAAATCTGGAAGCGCGGCTACATTTTACAGAATGGGCAGACACTATCTACGTTAGTGCGGTAACAGGACAACGGGTAGAAAAGATTTTAGAGTTGGTGACTAAAGCCAATGAAGAACACAAACGCCGCGTTAGTACATCAGTAATTAACGAAGTCCTCGAAGACGCTGTTCGTTGGCACTCTCCCCCAACCTCTCGCGGTGGTCGCCAAGGGAGGATTTACTACGGTACACAAGTCAGCACCCAACCACCCACCATTGCTCTATTTGTCAACGAGGCTAAACGCTTTAACGACAACTACCGTCGTTACATCGAAAGACAATTCCGCCAACAATTAGGTTTTAAGGGGACTCCAATTCGCTTACTGTGGCGGAGTAAAAAAGTTAGGGATGTGGAAAGTGGTAGCGCTAACCGGGCAACTCGCGTTTAA
- a CDS encoding P-loop NTPase fold protein, giving the protein MPLDLERFYQACNPSRPLMMGNASDRRYYIDFAAVRGGKIIEALLRTITRISPDAPTCQLFTGHLGCGKSTELLRLKAELEEQQFHVVYFESTHVLEMADVDVTDILLAIAGQVSESLEAIKIHIKPNYFTKLFGEVVDFLQTPIELGVEGELSVGIAKITAKTKESPQLRRRLRDYLEPRTQNILQSINLELLERGNKDLKALGKKGLVVIVDNLDRVAIRPLPSGRSLPEYLFIERGEQLRKLNCHVVYTIPLALTFSNYSAELQQRLGGGVAPKVLPMIPVRLRSGEIFTQGLTLMRQMILARSFPDINPSDRLGLITDVFDNLETLDRLCLISGGHVRDLLGLLFDCLREQDPPFGRECVELVIQRQRDYRANAIDPHEWELIFQVVQQQRVRGDIEYHTLLRSLFVFEYRDHQGAWFAVNPVIAETHKFKLWLKDTHQ; this is encoded by the coding sequence ATGCCCCTAGATTTAGAAAGATTTTATCAAGCTTGCAATCCTAGCAGACCTTTGATGATGGGTAATGCTAGCGATCGCCGCTATTATATCGATTTTGCGGCGGTACGGGGTGGTAAAATCATTGAGGCTTTACTACGTACAATTACTAGAATATCACCGGATGCTCCGACTTGTCAGTTATTTACGGGGCATCTTGGTTGTGGAAAATCCACAGAGTTGTTGCGACTCAAAGCCGAGTTAGAAGAACAGCAATTTCATGTAGTTTATTTTGAGTCTACCCACGTCTTAGAAATGGCGGATGTGGATGTGACTGATATTTTACTAGCGATCGCAGGTCAAGTGAGCGAGAGTTTAGAAGCCATAAAAATTCACATCAAACCCAACTACTTTACTAAGTTGTTTGGGGAAGTTGTAGATTTTCTGCAAACACCGATTGAACTAGGGGTGGAAGGTGAGTTATCTGTGGGTATTGCCAAGATTACCGCCAAGACTAAAGAAAGTCCCCAGTTACGGCGGAGATTGCGAGATTACTTAGAACCGCGCACTCAAAATATACTGCAATCGATTAATTTAGAATTACTTGAACGTGGTAATAAAGACCTTAAAGCCTTAGGCAAAAAGGGATTGGTGGTTATTGTTGATAATTTAGACCGAGTAGCAATTCGACCTTTACCATCCGGGCGATCGCTACCAGAATACTTGTTTATTGAAAGAGGCGAGCAGTTACGCAAGCTTAATTGTCATGTAGTTTACACCATTCCTTTGGCTTTAACTTTTTCCAACTACAGTGCGGAACTGCAACAACGCTTGGGGGGAGGGGTAGCACCAAAAGTTTTGCCCATGATACCTGTACGCCTGCGGTCTGGGGAAATTTTCACCCAGGGATTAACACTGATGCGACAAATGATCCTCGCCAGGAGCTTCCCTGACATTAATCCTAGCGATCGGTTAGGCTTAATTACAGATGTGTTTGATAATTTAGAAACATTAGATCGCTTGTGCTTGATCAGTGGTGGTCATGTACGGGATTTATTAGGATTGCTGTTTGACTGTCTGCGTGAACAAGACCCACCTTTTGGGAGGGAATGTGTCGAATTGGTGATTCAAAGACAACGAGACTACCGTGCTAACGCCATTGACCCCCACGAATGGGAGTTAATTTTTCAGGTGGTGCAGCAGCAGAGGGTGAGAGGTGATATTGAATACCATACATTATTGCGGAGTCTGTTTGTTTTTGAATACCGCGACCATCAAGGAGCTTGGTTTGCTGTCAACCCAGTTATAGCGGAGACACACAAATTCAAATTATGGTTGAAGGACACCCACCAGTAG
- a CDS encoding energy-coupling factor transporter transmembrane component T family protein: protein MDLLRSLPLGLYLEQPQTWLHKLDPRVKFIWLMSFLTSYSFANNLWRILLVALLILFTLIARIPRRVWQQQMGWLLTLSFFVLAIAAISPDGLGVDYQSRLPTNPQVLTQSANTNNSATATEQLKSSKSYTYVLFHKGPVKVTRRSLDLAVRISTIIFTVIYSTNLYLLTTAPEEITAGVESLMQPLRRFKIPVTEITLTLTLSLRFIPLVLEEVQNLVRSVMTRAINWKKLGLKGAVKVWMIVAERLLENLLLRASQMASAMMVRGFTSPNEHRVPWHDLRLKLRDWLAIASLTIFWGIRVVFGNQI from the coding sequence ATGGACTTACTGCGATCGCTACCCTTAGGATTATACTTAGAACAACCACAAACTTGGCTACATAAATTAGACCCGCGAGTCAAGTTTATTTGGTTAATGAGTTTCCTTACCAGCTATAGTTTTGCTAATAACCTCTGGCGGATACTACTGGTAGCATTATTAATCCTTTTTACTCTCATTGCCAGAATACCTCGGCGAGTGTGGCAACAACAGATGGGCTGGTTGTTAACATTATCATTTTTTGTGTTGGCGATCGCGGCCATTAGTCCTGATGGATTGGGTGTAGACTATCAATCACGTTTACCAACTAACCCACAAGTTTTAACCCAGTCAGCCAATACAAATAATTCTGCCACAGCCACAGAACAATTAAAGAGCAGTAAAAGCTATACTTACGTACTGTTTCACAAAGGCCCGGTGAAAGTAACTCGCCGTTCTTTAGATTTAGCGGTACGCATAAGTACAATTATATTCACTGTTATTTACAGCACCAATTTATATCTTTTGACAACTGCACCAGAGGAAATTACAGCTGGCGTAGAAAGCCTCATGCAGCCTCTACGACGGTTTAAAATACCTGTAACCGAAATTACCTTGACTTTAACTTTATCCTTGCGTTTTATTCCCTTAGTCTTAGAAGAAGTGCAGAATTTAGTCCGTTCTGTCATGACTAGGGCGATTAACTGGAAAAAACTGGGCTTAAAAGGCGCGGTCAAAGTTTGGATGATTGTCGCCGAGAGACTATTAGAAAATTTGCTATTAAGGGCATCACAAATGGCCAGTGCCATGATGGTACGCGGTTTTACCAGTCCCAACGAACATCGAGTCCCCTGGCACGACCTACGCTTAAAATTACGGGATTGGTTAGCGATCGCCTCTTTGACTATATTCTGGGGAATAAGAGTAGTCTTTGGCAATCAAATTTAA